From Rutidosis leptorrhynchoides isolate AG116_Rl617_1_P2 chromosome 3, CSIRO_AGI_Rlap_v1, whole genome shotgun sequence, a single genomic window includes:
- the LOC139901809 gene encoding uncharacterized protein, with translation MTSIEPKSKLVTIEGGDVMFVKCECCGLTEECTVTYIAEVKSSNHGRWICGLCTVAVKDEMEKYCTESVEEALERHMRFCKNFKMNSPPKNSTEDLIGAVKQLMIRSLDSPRSPRSNLSSSSVQSDSCDFSLND, from the coding sequence ATGACTAGTATCGAACCTAAATCGAAATTAGTTACGATTGAAGGTGGTGACGTCATGTTTGTGAAATGCGAATGTTGCGGTTTAACAGAAGAGTGTACGGTGACGTATATTGCAGAGGTGAAATCGAGTAATCATGGCCGTTGGATTTGTGGACTTTGTACGGTGGCTGTGAAGGATGAAATGGAGAAATATTGTACGGAATCTGTGGAAGAAGCATTGGAACGACATATGAGATTTTGTAAGAATTTTAAGATGAATTCGCCTCCGAAAAATTCAACTGAAGATTTGATTGGTGCTGTTAAACAACTTATGATCAGAAGCTTAGATTCACCACGATCACCTAGATCGAATTTATCATCTTCGTCTGTTCAATCGGATTCTTGTGATTTTAGTCTTAATGATTGA